One window of the Chitinophaga niabensis genome contains the following:
- a CDS encoding terpene synthase family protein — MSTLQFPQIYCPFPSMLNPFATEAEKHTAEWVSRFGLVKSEKAREKFRRARFAMLSSRAFPTAGRYELCIASEFNTWLFLLDDKNDESMFGKMDYLQMVHSFVTQILQNNHVVAPEEGMPLANSFADLWKRMRRTSNAAWQKRFVKSMIDYLDACLWEVGNRIQHRAPSVADYIEKRPYTGALFADIELIEVLENIYLPDEVRLHDTVQQLALACNNVVCWANDLFSFEKERRQGDVHNLVVVLKEERGLDLEEAVMETARMHDEEVRRFIALTETVPSFGEETDDELRRYIGVLKAWMRANLDWSFQDTARYKMNITETASGNWVISRL, encoded by the coding sequence ATGTCAACGCTCCAATTTCCGCAGATCTACTGCCCGTTCCCTTCTATGCTCAATCCCTTCGCTACTGAAGCCGAAAAACACACGGCCGAATGGGTTAGCCGCTTTGGATTAGTAAAATCTGAAAAAGCCCGGGAAAAATTCCGCCGGGCCAGGTTTGCCATGTTGTCTTCCAGGGCATTCCCCACTGCAGGACGTTATGAACTCTGCATTGCCTCTGAATTCAACACCTGGCTTTTCCTGCTGGACGACAAGAACGATGAATCCATGTTCGGGAAAATGGATTATCTCCAGATGGTGCATTCATTCGTTACCCAGATCCTCCAAAACAATCATGTAGTGGCTCCTGAGGAAGGTATGCCGCTGGCTAACAGTTTTGCCGATCTGTGGAAACGTATGCGCAGGACCAGCAATGCCGCCTGGCAGAAACGTTTCGTAAAAAGTATGATCGACTACCTGGATGCATGTTTGTGGGAAGTCGGTAACCGCATTCAGCACCGCGCGCCCTCTGTTGCGGATTACATTGAAAAGAGACCCTATACCGGAGCACTCTTTGCAGACATTGAACTGATAGAAGTACTGGAGAACATCTATCTGCCGGATGAGGTTCGTTTACACGACACCGTTCAGCAACTGGCCCTTGCCTGTAACAATGTGGTTTGCTGGGCTAACGACCTGTTCTCTTTTGAAAAGGAACGCCGCCAGGGTGATGTGCACAACCTGGTAGTAGTATTAAAAGAAGAAAGAGGATTGGACCTCGAAGAAGCTGTAATGGAAACAGCCCGCATGCATGATGAAGAGGTTCGCCGCTTTATTGCACTAACTGAAACAGTACCATCCTTTGGTGAAGAAACGGATGATGAACTCAGGCGTTATATCGGCGTGCTGAAAGCCTGGATGAGAGCAAATCTGGACTGGAGCTTCCAGGATACCGCCCGTTACAAGATGAACATAACGGAAACGGCTAGCGGAAACTGGGTGATCTCAAGATTATAG
- a CDS encoding glycosyltransferase, with product MLSYCYGWTRLHTFYPSRHAYTFNTKVTVVIPARDEENNLPPLLEALQQQSYPANLFEVIVVDDFSEDSTADVVRYFPAENVRLVRMSDHLDKTQRLNSYKKKAIELAIKESTGHLIVTTDADCVMGPKWLETIVKFYETYRPRFIAAPVAYHEDDNFFKRLQSLDFMTMQGITGSVAYLQTGTMCNGANLAYEKSAFEEVGGFMGIDMIASGDDMLLMYKIYHAYPGGVRYLKSRDAIVRTLPVATVNGFMNQRIRWSSKADKYEDKRITRTLVLVYIWNVMLVLMGVVTIFNPELLYWFVGVLIYKVVIEMIFLVPVAAFFQKLSLLAWFIPGQPFHIIYVVVAGWLGKFGSYEWKGRQVK from the coding sequence ATGCTGTCCTATTGTTACGGCTGGACCCGTCTGCACACATTTTATCCATCCAGGCATGCTTATACTTTTAACACAAAAGTAACCGTAGTTATTCCGGCACGGGATGAGGAGAACAACCTTCCGCCTTTACTGGAAGCCCTGCAGCAGCAAAGTTATCCGGCGAACCTGTTTGAAGTGATAGTAGTAGATGATTTTTCGGAAGATTCCACTGCAGATGTAGTGCGGTATTTTCCTGCGGAGAATGTACGGCTGGTACGCATGAGCGATCACCTGGATAAAACACAACGGCTCAACTCCTACAAGAAAAAAGCAATAGAACTGGCCATCAAAGAATCTACCGGCCACCTGATCGTAACAACCGATGCGGATTGTGTGATGGGGCCCAAGTGGCTGGAAACCATTGTGAAGTTCTATGAAACTTACCGTCCGCGTTTTATTGCTGCACCGGTGGCTTATCATGAAGATGATAACTTCTTCAAGCGTTTACAGTCGCTGGACTTTATGACCATGCAGGGCATTACCGGATCGGTGGCCTATCTGCAAACAGGTACCATGTGCAATGGCGCCAACCTTGCGTATGAGAAAAGCGCCTTTGAAGAAGTGGGTGGTTTTATGGGAATAGATATGATTGCTTCAGGAGATGATATGCTGCTGATGTACAAGATCTATCATGCCTATCCGGGTGGAGTGCGTTATCTGAAAAGCCGCGATGCCATTGTGCGTACGCTGCCTGTGGCAACCGTGAATGGCTTTATGAATCAGCGGATACGCTGGTCTTCCAAAGCAGATAAGTATGAGGATAAACGGATTACACGCACGCTGGTGCTGGTGTATATCTGGAATGTGATGCTGGTACTGATGGGCGTGGTAACCATTTTTAATCCTGAACTGCTGTATTGGTTTGTAGGTGTGCTGATCTATAAAGTAGTGATAGAAATGATTTTCCTGGTACCGGTGGCTGCTTTCTTTCAAAAGCTTTCCCTGCTGGCCTGGTTTATTCCCGGACAGCCATTTCATATTATCTACGTAGTAGTGGCAGGTTGGTTAGGTAAGTTCGGATCGTATGAATGGAAGGGGCGCCAGGTGAAGTAG
- a CDS encoding alpha/beta fold hydrolase, whose amino-acid sequence MKLSLPYLQSTFSGIVAGSGEELLICFHGFGESASHFSCIEPALGNNFTIVALDMPFHGNTVWQENRSFEKNDLEALIGKILERFGKQRFSLLGYSMGGRLAMCAVERMASRIGHLVLVAPDGLKNNPWHMFATQTRIGNRVFAYNTRNPALFFRLLTLWRRWGLLNESVYKFAFYSMDKLDKRQLVYDVWTNMRRMMPSKRKCKRLLAQYNIDTVLFFGRFDRVIPPAFGARFADGSFPCKLVVLEKGHQLLSEELGFIISQNIRSK is encoded by the coding sequence TTGAAACTCTCCTTACCATATCTGCAAAGTACATTTTCCGGGATCGTTGCTGGTTCAGGGGAGGAACTCCTGATCTGTTTTCATGGCTTTGGGGAAAGCGCATCGCACTTTAGTTGTATAGAACCTGCGCTGGGCAATAACTTTACAATTGTGGCGTTAGATATGCCCTTCCATGGGAACACGGTGTGGCAGGAGAACAGGAGTTTTGAGAAAAACGACCTGGAGGCGCTGATCGGAAAAATATTGGAAAGGTTTGGCAAACAAAGGTTCTCCCTTCTGGGTTATAGTATGGGTGGCAGACTGGCTATGTGTGCTGTGGAAAGGATGGCTTCCCGGATCGGGCACCTGGTACTGGTGGCACCGGATGGTCTGAAAAATAATCCCTGGCATATGTTTGCCACGCAAACAAGGATAGGCAACCGTGTTTTTGCATACAATACCCGGAATCCGGCTCTCTTCTTCAGACTGCTTACCTTGTGGCGGCGTTGGGGCCTGCTGAATGAAAGTGTGTACAAGTTTGCTTTTTACAGTATGGATAAGCTGGACAAACGCCAGCTGGTATATGACGTTTGGACAAACATGCGGAGAATGATGCCCTCCAAACGAAAATGTAAACGGCTATTGGCACAATATAATATTGACACGGTTTTATTCTTCGGAAGGTTCGACCGTGTGATACCTCCGGCTTTCGGAGCACGTTTTGCAGACGGTTCTTTTCCCTGCAAACTGGTAGTACTTGAAAAGGGCCACCAGCTTTTATCAGAAGAACTGGGATTTATTATCAGTCAAAATATCAGGAGTAAGTAA